The following proteins come from a genomic window of Corynebacterium doosanense CAU 212 = DSM 45436:
- a CDS encoding YfbU family protein gives MKAITVRLPDDLRELLGYAAASRHQTQSDYLRGVIEAHLDQTHIGRPPRDNTGDITLTLVERQTLALAHLTLLASMGDLPPDRYDKDNSLRAVEVLERGYAGEYPQLFPQEEEGLSYHESKIVWDILDMFRVISSSVSHLGEGGWDQIPVLNAQHLGTFQGFDYQIDVEGKMAEYVDYLVRTSRWAEQQQAVDHGLNSHSQMLPTYLSMLAVFKPLWRNKVSHGTSRLTLSAKELADILLAAPGAERTGKKL, from the coding sequence ATGAAAGCCATCACCGTTCGACTGCCTGACGATCTCCGCGAGCTCCTGGGCTACGCAGCTGCAAGCCGACACCAGACCCAAAGTGACTATCTCCGTGGCGTCATTGAAGCCCACCTCGACCAAACCCATATCGGACGCCCTCCGCGTGACAACACCGGCGACATCACCCTCACCCTCGTCGAACGTCAAACTCTGGCCCTGGCACACTTGACCCTGCTTGCCTCAATGGGCGATCTCCCGCCCGACCGCTACGACAAAGATAATTCCCTCCGAGCTGTCGAAGTTCTCGAACGGGGATACGCGGGCGAGTACCCTCAACTCTTCCCTCAGGAGGAAGAGGGACTGAGCTATCACGAAAGCAAGATCGTGTGGGACATCTTGGACATGTTCCGAGTGATCTCATCGAGCGTGAGCCACCTCGGGGAAGGAGGATGGGACCAGATCCCGGTTTTGAACGCCCAGCATCTGGGAACCTTCCAAGGATTCGACTACCAGATTGACGTGGAGGGAAAAATGGCCGAGTACGTCGACTACCTCGTCAGGACTAGTCGTTGGGCGGAACAGCAACAGGCCGTGGATCATGGACTTAACTCTCACAGTCAGATGCTGCCCACCTACCTGTCTATGCTCGCCGTTTTCAAACCACTGTGGCGCAACAAGGTCTCCCACGGAACCTCCCGCCTCACTCTCAGCGCCAAGGAGCTGGCCGACATCCTGTTAGCGGCGCCTGGAGCCGAGCGAACAGGCAAGAAGCTTTAG
- a CDS encoding EamA family transporter, translating to MALHTLYAVVLQKVYAVSDLVLVYPVSRGLAPVMVTLISVPWIGLPGALPSIALPVVLVGVFLVGGISIRELARPRGVWAGMGVAVCTALYTLWDAYSIDVLNVNLTSYIALSSLAQFVLLTGLLFRRRGEFRAAVVASWRAAVPITLLVPASYLVILVAMNLAPPSMIATARTMNVVFGVIAAAWLLKEPLTARSICGVVLITLGSVMSAV from the coding sequence ATGGCGCTGCACACCTTGTATGCCGTGGTGCTTCAGAAGGTGTACGCGGTCTCTGACCTCGTACTTGTATATCCGGTCTCTCGCGGGCTTGCTCCGGTTATGGTCACACTTATTTCTGTGCCATGGATCGGACTACCCGGGGCACTTCCGTCGATCGCTTTGCCAGTGGTGCTGGTTGGGGTTTTCCTAGTAGGTGGGATCAGCATTCGGGAGCTGGCGAGACCTCGTGGGGTGTGGGCCGGCATGGGAGTGGCAGTGTGCACCGCGCTGTACACCTTATGGGATGCGTACTCGATAGATGTGCTCAATGTGAACCTCACCTCCTACATTGCGCTGTCATCGTTGGCGCAGTTCGTCCTCCTGACGGGGCTGCTGTTCCGTCGGCGTGGCGAGTTCCGTGCAGCTGTCGTCGCTTCATGGCGGGCGGCGGTACCCATCACGCTCCTGGTGCCGGCGAGCTACCTCGTCATTCTCGTGGCGATGAATCTCGCGCCACCATCGATGATCGCAACCGCTCGAACAATGAATGTGGTCTTCGGTGTGATTGCAGCGGCGTGGCTGTTGAAAGAGCCTCTGACCGCACGCAGTATCTGTGGAGTCGTTCTGATCACCCTCGGTTCCGTGATGAGTGCCGTGTGA
- a CDS encoding recombinase family protein yields MRLLGYTRVSTVGQDPTLQHDALHTAGVQDRDVFSDVTSGAKNATERPGMKKLLAYAQPGDTVVVWRIDRLGRSLLDVLNTVNLLRERDVKIKSVSDGIDPETSSGRLMLGLLGTLAEYERELITERVNAGIAAAKAQGTRFGRPPVDPEVVDRKLAIVAEERAKGRSAEDAASMVGWSRATLYRHLQGAKRRLSAQPG; encoded by the coding sequence ATGAGACTGTTGGGCTACACCCGGGTATCCACCGTCGGCCAGGATCCGACACTTCAACATGACGCCTTGCACACCGCCGGGGTTCAGGACCGTGATGTCTTCAGCGATGTCACCTCTGGAGCAAAGAACGCCACCGAGCGTCCCGGAATGAAGAAGCTCCTCGCCTATGCCCAGCCCGGGGACACGGTAGTGGTGTGGCGCATCGACCGACTGGGCCGGTCCCTGCTCGACGTACTCAACACCGTGAATCTGCTGCGCGAACGAGACGTGAAGATCAAGTCCGTCTCCGACGGGATCGACCCGGAAACCTCCTCGGGTCGGTTGATGCTCGGGTTGCTGGGCACCCTGGCCGAGTACGAACGAGAACTGATCACAGAACGCGTCAACGCCGGCATCGCCGCAGCGAAAGCCCAGGGCACCCGCTTCGGCCGACCACCTGTAGATCCAGAGGTGGTCGACCGCAAGCTCGCCATCGTCGCCGAGGAAAGAGCTAAAGGCCGCAGTGCCGAAGACGCCGCGAGCATGGTTGGCTGGTCGAGGGCAACACTGTACCGGCATCTACAGGGTGCTAAACGACGACTGTCAGCACAGCCGGGCTGA
- a CDS encoding ParA family protein, producing MVNVISVIQTKGGTGKTTTAMLLSSALTSLSHRVLVLDADKQRSAIDWSDDAGEGLGFEVKPVPTDRTLETALRRFRGDDYDFILVDTPPGSNAIVEIAAQEADLVLVPTGVSPLDMKRTQATLDSFIGTETPVAVVLVNVDKREKLLDLAQAQLTSHNRAALADTIIPTRSMTRRAGSTVPRIETKPFREWMELAEELTQAF from the coding sequence ATGGTCAACGTCATTTCCGTCATCCAAACAAAGGGCGGTACCGGTAAAACCACCACAGCGATGCTCCTGAGCTCCGCGCTGACATCCTTGAGCCACCGTGTTCTAGTGCTCGATGCGGATAAGCAGCGCTCAGCTATCGACTGGTCGGATGACGCCGGTGAAGGCCTCGGGTTTGAGGTTAAGCCTGTCCCTACGGATCGGACGTTGGAAACTGCATTGAGACGCTTCCGGGGTGATGATTACGACTTCATCTTGGTAGACACGCCGCCAGGGAGTAATGCCATCGTCGAGATTGCTGCTCAGGAAGCTGACCTCGTTCTCGTCCCTACGGGCGTCTCCCCGCTGGACATGAAAAGAACCCAAGCAACCCTAGATTCGTTCATTGGCACAGAGACGCCAGTCGCCGTTGTCCTTGTCAACGTCGACAAGCGAGAGAAGCTTCTCGACCTGGCCCAAGCGCAACTGACATCCCATAACCGTGCAGCACTTGCCGACACCATCATCCCCACTCGCAGCATGACACGCCGTGCCGGATCGACCGTCCCTCGGATCGAGACAAAACCGTTTAGGGAATGGATGGAACTTGCCGAAGAACTTACCCAAGCGTTTTAG
- a CDS encoding PadR family transcriptional regulator produces the protein MSETTSFGDWLRPALPLLLLRLLIDEPGHGYGLVEKLHAAGISARGTTVYPHLSKLQDAGYITSHWQTPETGPARKILTITDEGVDHYRHLQAQWSGVRDILTATVTAPNTTNPN, from the coding sequence ATGTCAGAGACTACGAGCTTCGGTGATTGGTTACGTCCAGCGCTGCCACTGCTATTGCTTCGCTTGCTTATTGATGAGCCGGGCCACGGCTACGGTCTCGTCGAGAAGCTCCACGCCGCAGGCATCTCTGCACGGGGAACAACCGTGTACCCGCACCTAAGCAAACTGCAGGACGCCGGCTACATCACCAGTCACTGGCAAACCCCGGAAACCGGTCCGGCCCGGAAGATCCTCACTATCACCGATGAGGGCGTAGATCACTACCGGCACCTGCAAGCCCAGTGGTCAGGAGTCCGCGACATCCTCACCGCCACGGTCACCGCGCCGAACACCACGAACCCCAACTAA
- a CDS encoding recombinase family protein, with protein MSGQKVGYARVSSKDQNLERQIEQLKAEKVFTYYTDKASGGSRERPGLDEAMRYVRAGDQLVVTSMDRCARSLTDLYAIVDELVSKGVSVKFLKEGQIYSKDSTPIAKLMLGLLGSVAEFERSIIRERQAEGITRAKERGVYKGRARALTDEQVSQARAWVDAGVPKAEVARRLKVGRTTLYSYLGAAEGKSAQG; from the coding sequence ATCTCGGGGCAGAAGGTGGGCTATGCCCGGGTGAGTTCGAAAGATCAGAATCTTGAGCGCCAGATTGAGCAACTCAAGGCGGAGAAGGTCTTTACTTACTACACCGATAAGGCCAGCGGTGGATCGCGTGAGCGTCCTGGTCTTGATGAGGCGATGCGGTATGTCCGCGCGGGGGATCAGCTCGTGGTCACGTCGATGGATCGGTGCGCGCGCTCCCTAACGGATTTATATGCCATTGTTGACGAGCTAGTTAGCAAAGGGGTGTCGGTGAAGTTCCTCAAGGAGGGACAGATCTACTCGAAGGATTCCACTCCGATCGCCAAGCTGATGCTAGGGCTGCTGGGCTCGGTGGCAGAATTTGAACGCTCCATTATTCGAGAGCGCCAAGCAGAGGGAATCACCCGTGCAAAGGAACGTGGTGTGTACAAGGGGCGAGCTCGCGCGCTCACTGATGAGCAGGTCTCTCAGGCACGCGCGTGGGTGGATGCTGGCGTGCCGAAAGCAGAAGTTGCGCGACGTCTGAAGGTGGGGCGAACCACGTTGTACAGCTATCTCGGTGCGGCCGAGGGTAAATCTGCGCAGGGTTGA
- a CDS encoding TetR/AcrR family transcriptional regulator, producing MLFLGSSCRQCLPDVQTVSTSGILEYMATQLEQKLIAAGRDLLEARGIGAVTIREVARRCGVSHGAPRRHFPSLEELLAAIAEQYFHELRESMSEAGDRIVDTAKAYVEFAVQHPNAFELITRHDLLDGSGRELRSTSLSLLTDWQEQCQRQHPDSTPVHALSLWASIHGVAVLTSRRALDLVGADPYELVDEITRRSGVF from the coding sequence ATGCTATTCCTAGGCTCATCATGTAGACAGTGTCTACCAGATGTGCAGACGGTGTCTACATCCGGCATCCTGGAGTACATGGCAACACAGCTAGAACAGAAGCTCATTGCTGCAGGGCGTGATCTCCTTGAGGCTAGGGGAATCGGGGCAGTAACCATCCGTGAGGTCGCACGCCGTTGTGGAGTGTCACATGGGGCACCTCGTCGACACTTTCCCAGTCTGGAGGAACTGCTGGCGGCAATTGCGGAGCAATACTTCCACGAACTGCGCGAATCCATGTCAGAGGCAGGGGACAGGATTGTCGATACCGCAAAAGCCTACGTTGAATTCGCGGTTCAGCACCCTAACGCGTTTGAGCTCATCACGCGGCACGACCTACTTGATGGAAGCGGTCGTGAGCTCCGGTCCACATCCCTGTCGTTGCTGACGGACTGGCAGGAACAATGTCAACGCCAGCATCCTGACTCGACCCCCGTGCATGCGCTGTCTTTGTGGGCAAGCATCCACGGCGTGGCAGTCCTCACATCACGTAGGGCGCTAGACCTGGTCGGTGCTGACCCCTATGAACTAGTCGATGAGATCACGCGAAGGTCTGGAGTCTTCTGA